One region of Trachemys scripta elegans isolate TJP31775 chromosome 8, CAS_Tse_1.0, whole genome shotgun sequence genomic DNA includes:
- the DOK3 gene encoding docking protein 3, translated as METPVKAGILYVQYFKFGKKLWRKVRAQLFATSPWGVARLETCDARDKGSGPEKTSLRKCERRVIRLADCVSVGPADAPSCPKDTAAFYLNTIDKSHVLAAEQRDEWIAQLCQLAFQCTNEPAPGSTRDPPGPDLHVEENTLYASWQDLNEFLVLVNRTDASARCGLSGHYLLAALPKGLVLKTRQSRQTLLTWPYPFLRKFGYDKALFSFEAGRRCDSGEGIFTWATSRAAELCNLVSAAIAHQSSTQAPAPLSSRQGMEPRLWSSQSLEEALPTWALEGAGRPLLPAGLCPDSAQALPCTLELGGRAGTGAEPPIVYASIHRGLQPPLKPWGEAKVEQGVARASRGQGLPVSEHLYENLCAQGRSCSMEEGPSCLGSRGSPEGSSTDLAPIYDNSCMASKRWSSPLAPSTGPSPSLEAQYKRLLDQDGPERGEEEEGEEDALVSSLPRGRANSGFRKLVTLLSREVAPKVPGKSSSVLDRA; from the exons ATGGAGACCCCCGTGAAGGCCGGGATCCTCTATGTCCAGTACTTCAAATTTGGAAAG aagctCTGGAGGAAGGTGCGGGCCCAGCTCTTTGCCACCAGCCCCTGGGGCGTTGCCCGGCTGGAGACATGCGATGCGCGGGACAAGGGCTCCGGGCCAGAGAAGACATCCCTGCGGAAGTGTGAGCGCCGGGTCATCCGGCTCGCAGACTGCGTCTCTGTGGGGCCGGCTGACGCCCCCAGCTGCCCCAAGGACACAGCTGCCTTCTACCTGAACACCATCGACAAGAGCCACGTGCTGGCAGCCGAGCAGCGGGACGAGTGGatagcacagctctgccaactgGCCTTCCAG TGCACTAATGAGCCAGCGCCTGGCAGCACCAGGGACCCCCCCGGGCCCGATCTCCATGTGGAGGAAAACACCCTCTACGCATCCTGGCAGGACC TGAATGAGTTCCTGGTGCTGGTGAACAGGACGGACgcctcagccaggtgtggcctgagTGGGCACTACCTGCTGGCCGCCTTGCCCAAGGGGCTCGTGCTGAAAACCCGCCAGTCCCGCCAGACCCTGCTCACCTGGCCCTACCCCTTCCTGCGCAAATTCGGCTACGATAAG GCCCTGTTCTCCTTCGAGGCAGGCCGCCGCTGCGACTCCGGCGAGGGCATCTTCACCTGGGCCACCAGCCGGGCGGCTGAGCTGTGCAACCTCGTCTCCGCAGCCATCGCCCACCAGAGCAGCACCCAAGCACCGGCGCCTCTGAGCTCCAGGCAGGGAATGGAGCCCAGGCTTTGGAGCTCCCAGAGCCTGGAGGAAGCGCTGCCCACCTGGGCCCTAGAGGGTGCAGGGAGGCCGCTCCTCCCTGCGGGGCTCTGTCCAGACAGCgcacaggccctgccctgcaccctggagctGGGAGGCCGTGCGGGGACAGGAGCTGAGCCCCCCATCGTCTATGCTTCCATCCACAGAGGCCTGCAGCCCCCGCTCAAGCCCTGGGGCGAGGCCAAGGTGGAGCAGGGAGTGGCCAGGGCGTCCCGGGGTCAGGGGCTCCCAGTTTCGGAGCATCTCTACGAGAACCTCTGCGCCCAGGGGCGCTCCTGCTCCATGGAGGAGGGGCCCTCATGCCTGGGCTCCAGGGGCTCCCCAGAAGGGAGCAGCACTGACCTGGCCCCCATCTATGACAACAGCTGCATGGCGTCCAAGCGCTGGAGcagccccctggctcccagcacgggacccagcccctccctggagGCCCAGTACAAGCGGCTGCTGGACCAGGACGGGCCGGAGcgaggcgaggaggaggagggggaggaggatgcTCTAGTCAGCTCCCTCCCCAGGGGCAGAGCTAACAGTGGCTTCAGGAAGTTAGTCACTCTCCTCAGCCGAGAGGTAGCCCCCAAGGTCCCTGGCAAAAGCTCCAGTGTCCTGGACAGGGCCTAG
- the DDX41 gene encoding probable ATP-dependent RNA helicase DDX41 (The sequence of the model RefSeq protein was modified relative to this genomic sequence to represent the inferred CDS: added 123 bases not found in genome assembly), whose translation MEGGSERKRPREEAAEASGPSGEEDEGYEPYVPVKQRKQEMLQKLLQMRRKGVLEEEQRDSSSEHRGDEDDIPLGPQSNISLLDQHQHLKEKAEARKESAKEKQLKEEEKILESVAEGRALMSVKEMAKGITYDDPIKTSWKAPRYILGMSEARHDRVRRKYHVLVEGEGIPPPIKSFKEMKFPAAILRGLKKKGIQQPTPIQIQGIPTILSGRDMIGIAFTGSGKTLVFTLPVIMFCLEQEKRLPFSKREGPYGLIICPSRELARQTHGILEYYCRLLHEDSLPLLRCALCIGGMSVKEQMETIKHGVHMMVATPGRLMDLLQKKMVSLDICRYLALDEADRMIDMGFEGDIRTIFSYFKGQRQTLLFSATMPKKIQNFAKSALVKPITINVGRAGAASLDVIQEVEYVKEEAKMVYLLECLQKTPPPVLIFAEKKADVDAIHEYLLLKGVEAVAIHGGKDQEERTKAIEAFRDGKKDVLVATDVASKGLDFPAIQHVINYDMPEEIENYVHRIGRTGRSGNTGIATTFINKACDESVLMDLKALLLEAKQKVPPVLQVLHCGDETMLDIGDERGCAFCGGLGHRITDCPKLEAMQTKQVSNIGRKDYLAHSSMDF comes from the exons CTGCAGAAGCTGCTACAGATGCGCAGGAAGGGGgtgctggaggaggagcagagggacagCAGCAGTGAGCACAGGGGAGATGAAGATGATATTCCTCTGGGCCCCCAGTCCAACATCAGCCTCCTGGACCAGCACCAGCACCTTAAAGAGAAGGCGGAAG CGCGCAAGGAGTCGGCCAAGGAGAAGCAgttgaaggaggaggagaagatccTGGAGAGCGTGGCAGAGGGTCGAG CTTTGATGTCAGTGAAGGAGATGGCAAAGGGCATCACCTACGACGATCCGATTAAAACCAG CTGGAAGGCGCCGCGTTACATCCTGGGCATGTCGGAGGCACGGCACGACCGCGTGCGCAGAAAGTACCACGTCCTGGTGGAGGGCGAGGGCATCCCCCCACCCATCAAGAGCTTCAAGGAAATGAAGTTCCCGGCAG CTATCCTGAGGGGCCTGAAGAAAAAGGGAATCCAGCAGCCGACCCCCATCCAGATCCAGGGCATCCCCACCAT CCTGTCCGGCAGGGACATGATCGGCATCGCATTCACTGGCTCAGGGAAAACCCTGGTGTTCACGCTCCCCGTCATCATGTTCTGCCTGGAGCAGGAGAAACGGCTGCCATTCTCCAAGAGAGAGGGACCCTATGGACTCATCATCTGCCCCTCT AGGGAGCTGGCCAGGCAGACCCACGGCATCCTTGAGTACTACTGCCGCCTGCTGCATGAGGACAGCCTGCCCCTGCTGCGCTGTGCCCTCTGCATCGGGGGCATGTCCGTCAAGGAGCAGATGGAGACTATCAAACA CGGTGTGCACATGATGGTGGCTACCCCGGGCCGCCTCATGGACCTGCTGCAGAAGAAGATGGTGAGCCTGGACATCTGTCGCTACCTGGCCCTGGATGAGGCCGACAGGATGATCGACATGGGCTTTGAAGGAGACATCCGCACCATCTTCTCTTACTTCAAG GGCCAGAGGCAGACCCTTCTCTTCAGTGCCACCATGCCCAAGAAGATCCAGAACTTTGCCAAGAGTGCCCTGGTGAAGCCCATCACCATCAATGTGGGgcgagctggagctgccagcctgGATGTCATACAG GAAGTGGAGTATGTGAAGGAGGAAGCCAAGATGGTGTACCTGCTAGAGTGCCTGCAGAAGACCCCGCCGCCC GTGCTGATCTTTGCGGAGAAGAAGGCTGACGTGGACGCGATCCACGAGTACCTGCTGCTCAAGGGCGTGGAAGCGGTGGCCATTCACGGAGGGAAAG ACCAGGAGGAGCGGACGAAGGCCATCGAGGCCTTCCGGGATGGGAAGAAGGACGTCCTGGTTGCCACCGACGTAGCCTCCAAGGGCTTGGATTTCCCAGCCATCCAGCACGTCATCAACTACGACATGCCGGAGGAGATCGAGAACTACG TTCACCGAATTGGACGTACGGGCCGCTCAGGGAACACTGGCATCGCCACCACCTTCATCAACAAGGCCTGTG ATGAGTCCGTGCTCATGGACTTGAAGGCGCTGCTGTTGGAGGCCAAGCAGAAGGTGCCCCCGGTGCTGCAGGTGCTGCACTGCGGGGACGAGACCATGCTGGATATTGGAG ACGAGAGGGGCTGTGCCTTCTGTGGGGGCCTGGGCCACCGTATCACCGACTGCCCCAAGCTGGAAGCCATGCAGACCAAGCAAGTCAGCAACATCGGCCGCAAGGACTACCTGGCACACAGCTCCATGGACTTCTAG